The following proteins are co-located in the Helicoverpa armigera isolate CAAS_96S chromosome 23, ASM3070526v1, whole genome shotgun sequence genome:
- the LOC110376762 gene encoding small VCP/p97-interacting protein isoform X1: MGIFASCCKPSASDVITPDSETRRRQQVEAAERRAAQEASRGVKDPSKISRLQKRSEEMEKREQELTKQGGTALKWTAD; the protein is encoded by the exons ATGGGGATATTCGCATCCTGCTGTAAGCCTTCAGCGTCGGACGTGATAACTCCAGATTCT GAGACCAGACGTCGTCAGCAAGTGGAGGCGGCAGAGAGGCGCGCTGCTCAGGAGGCCTCCCGAGGAGTGAAAGACCCAAGCAAGATATCCCGCCTTCAAAAGCGGAGTGAGGAAATGGAAAAACGGGAACAGGAACTGACCAAACAGGGTGGAACTGCTTTGAAG tgGACGGCAGACTGA
- the LOC110376762 gene encoding small VCP/p97-interacting protein isoform X2 — protein sequence MANIHGMVQRMETRRRQQVEAAERRAAQEASRGVKDPSKISRLQKRSEEMEKREQELTKQGGTALKWTAD from the exons ATGGCTAATATACATGGAATGGTGCAGCGAATG GAGACCAGACGTCGTCAGCAAGTGGAGGCGGCAGAGAGGCGCGCTGCTCAGGAGGCCTCCCGAGGAGTGAAAGACCCAAGCAAGATATCCCGCCTTCAAAAGCGGAGTGAGGAAATGGAAAAACGGGAACAGGAACTGACCAAACAGGGTGGAACTGCTTTGAAG tgGACGGCAGACTGA
- the LOC110376761 gene encoding ATP synthase subunit b, mitochondrial, translating to MLSRIALRSAASQSTALIAARGSASAASGVRDEQNFPRPVRGEPGKVRLGFLPEEWFTFFHSKTGVTGPYTFGVGLATYLCSKEIYVMEHEYYTGLSLLVMVVVAAKKFGPSLAAWLDKEVETIENDWNQGRTDTIKSLEEAVENEKTAQWRAQGQELLIQAKKENVLLQLEAAYRERLMNTYNEVKRRLDYQLEKSNVERRLAQKQMVDWIVTNVTKAITPDQEKQTLDRCIADLAALAARK from the exons ATGCTATCACGCATTGCTTTGCGTTCAG CGGCCAGCCAGTCCACGGCACTGATCGCCGCCCGAGGCTCCGCTTCAGCAGCTTCCGGTGTGCGTGATGAACAGAACTTCCCTAGGCCTGTGCGTGGGGAGCCCGGCAAAGTCAGGCTTGGTTTCCTCCCTGAAGAATG GTTCACTTTCTTCCACTCCAAGACCGGAGTGACCGGCCCCTACACGTTCGGTGTAGGTCTGGCCACCTACCTCTGCAGCAAGGAGATCTACGTCATGGAACACGAGTACTACACCGGTCTGTCTCTGCTTGTCATGGTGGTGGTTGCTGCCAAGAAGTTCGGACCTAGCCTAGCTGCCTGGCTGGATAAGGAAGTCGAA ACTATTGAAAACGACTGGAACCAAGGCCGTACGGACACAATCAAGTCTCTTGAAGAGGCTGTGGAGAACGAGAAGACTGCCCAATGGCGCGCTCAGGGCCAGGAGCTGCTCATCCAGGCTAAGAAAGAGAATGTCCTGCTGCAGCTTGAAGCTGCCTACAGGGAGAGGCTCATGAACACTTACAATGAG GTCAAGCGCCGCCTAGACTACCAGCTGGAGAAGTCCAACGTGGAACGTCGCCTCGCCCAGAAACAGATGGTCGACTGGATAGTGACCAATGTGACCAAGGCCATCACCCCCGACCAAGAGAAGCAGACCCTGGACCGCTGCATCGCCGACCTCGCTGCTCTGGCCGCCAGGAAGTGA